One Lachnospiraceae bacterium C1.1 genomic region harbors:
- a CDS encoding helix-turn-helix transcriptional regulator, producing the protein MSEFTGKKLKEARVKKGLSQDEAANLMNVAKRAISEMEAGKRSISADELAQFSRIYNVDVRELLFVEFTEAGDEQRLTAKYSSFLKLLEKLSDREVEDVYWVIKRKVEGLL; encoded by the coding sequence ATGTCTGAATTTACGGGTAAAAAGCTTAAAGAAGCACGTGTGAAGAAAGGATTATCCCAGGATGAGGCTGCTAATCTTATGAATGTTGCAAAGAGAGCGATTAGTGAGATGGAAGCAGGTAAGAGAAGTATATCTGCAGATGAGCTTGCTCAGTTTTCTCGTATTTATAATGTAGATGTGAGAGAATTGCTCTTTGTTGAATTTACAGAAGCAGGAGACGAGCAGAGATTAACTGCTAAGTATAGTTCTTTCCTTAAGTTACTCGAAAAACTATCTGATCGAGAAGTTGAAGATGTTTATTGGGTAATAAAGCGTAAGGTTGAAGGATTGCTTTAA
- the ppdK gene encoding pyruvate, phosphate dikinase produces MRKWVYLFTEGNANMRELLGGKGANLAEMSNIKLDGSGEGFPVPQGFTITTEACTQYYEDGREINDEIMGQIEEHIVKLEGITGKKFGDKKNPLLVSVRSGARASMPGMMDTILNLGLNEEVVNTIAEQSGNPRWAWDCYRRFIQMYSDVVMEVGKKYFEELIDKMKEARGVKQDVELNADDLKELANQFKAEYKAKIGKDFPDDPKEQLYGAIKAVFRSWDNPRANVYRRDNDIPYSWGTAVNVQSMAFGNMGDDCGTGVAFTRDPATGEKGLFGEFLTNAQGEDVVAGVRTPMHISEMEQKFPEAFKQFKDVCSTLEKHYRDMQDMEFTVEHGKLYMLQTRNGKRTAQAALKIACDLVDEGMRTEEEAVAMIDPRNLDTLLHPQFDAKAIKAATPMGKGLGASPGAACGKVVFTADDAVEWAARGEKVVLVRLETSPEDITGMKSAQGILTVRGGMTSHAAVVARGMGECCVSGCGDIVMDEENKKFTLGGKEFHEGDFISIDGTTGNIYDGVIPTVDAKIAGEFGRIMSWADKYRKLKVRTNADTPADAKKARELGAEGIGLCRTEHMFFEEDRIAAFREMICADTVEEREAALEKILPYQQKDFKALYEALEGNPVTIRFLDPPLHEFVPTEEEDIKKLAEAQGKSVEDIKAIISGLHEFNPMMGHRGCRLAVTYPEIAKMQTKAVIRAAIEVQKEHSDWNVKPEIMIPLTCEVKELKYVKKFVVETADAEIAAAGVKLEYEVGTMIEIPRAALTADEIATEADFFCFGTNDLTQMTFGFSRDDAGKFLDAYYDAKIFENDPFAKLDQTGVGKLMETAIKLGKPVNKNLHVGICGEHGGDPSSVEFCHKIGLDYVSCSPFRVPVARLAAAQAAIAESRQ; encoded by the coding sequence CAGTATTATGAAGATGGACGTGAGATCAATGATGAGATCATGGGCCAGATCGAAGAGCACATCGTAAAACTTGAAGGCATAACAGGCAAGAAGTTCGGAGACAAGAAAAATCCGCTTCTCGTATCTGTACGTTCCGGTGCCAGAGCTTCAATGCCTGGTATGATGGATACAATTCTTAACCTCGGTCTTAATGAAGAAGTTGTTAATACAATAGCTGAGCAGTCCGGTAATCCGAGATGGGCTTGGGATTGCTACAGAAGATTCATCCAGATGTATTCTGATGTAGTTATGGAAGTCGGCAAGAAGTATTTCGAGGAACTTATTGATAAAATGAAAGAGGCACGTGGTGTTAAGCAGGACGTTGAGCTTAATGCTGATGACCTCAAGGAACTTGCAAATCAGTTTAAAGCTGAGTACAAGGCAAAGATCGGCAAGGACTTCCCTGATGATCCCAAGGAACAGCTCTATGGAGCTATAAAGGCTGTATTTCGTTCATGGGATAATCCGAGAGCAAATGTTTACCGTCGTGACAATGACATCCCTTATTCATGGGGAACTGCAGTAAACGTTCAGTCAATGGCATTCGGTAACATGGGTGATGACTGTGGTACAGGTGTTGCATTCACACGTGATCCTGCAACAGGAGAGAAAGGTCTTTTCGGAGAATTTCTTACAAATGCCCAGGGTGAGGACGTTGTTGCCGGTGTACGTACACCTATGCACATCTCAGAGATGGAGCAGAAATTCCCTGAAGCTTTCAAGCAGTTCAAGGATGTATGTTCCACACTTGAGAAACATTATAGAGACATGCAGGACATGGAGTTCACTGTTGAGCACGGTAAGCTCTACATGCTTCAGACCAGAAATGGTAAGAGAACAGCTCAGGCCGCTCTCAAGATCGCATGTGACCTTGTTGATGAAGGCATGAGAACAGAAGAAGAAGCTGTAGCAATGATCGATCCCAGAAATCTTGACACACTTCTTCATCCTCAGTTTGATGCAAAGGCTATCAAGGCTGCTACACCTATGGGCAAGGGACTTGGCGCTTCACCGGGTGCTGCATGCGGTAAGGTTGTATTCACAGCTGATGATGCAGTTGAATGGGCAGCAAGAGGCGAGAAGGTTGTTCTTGTCCGTCTTGAGACTTCACCGGAAGATATCACCGGTATGAAATCCGCACAGGGTATCCTTACAGTCCGTGGTGGTATGACAAGCCATGCAGCAGTTGTTGCCCGTGGTATGGGTGAGTGCTGTGTATCAGGCTGCGGTGATATCGTTATGGACGAGGAGAATAAAAAGTTCACCCTTGGTGGAAAAGAATTCCACGAGGGAGATTTCATCTCAATCGATGGTACAACAGGTAACATTTATGATGGTGTTATCCCTACAGTTGATGCTAAGATCGCAGGCGAGTTCGGACGTATCATGTCATGGGCTGATAAATACAGAAAGCTTAAGGTTCGTACAAATGCAGATACTCCGGCAGATGCAAAGAAAGCCCGTGAGCTTGGTGCTGAGGGTATTGGCCTTTGCCGTACAGAGCACATGTTCTTTGAAGAGGACAGAATTGCTGCATTCCGTGAGATGATCTGTGCAGATACAGTTGAAGAGAGAGAAGCAGCTCTTGAGAAAATCCTTCCTTATCAGCAGAAAGACTTCAAGGCTCTCTATGAGGCACTTGAGGGCAATCCTGTTACTATCAGATTCCTTGATCCGCCTCTTCATGAGTTCGTTCCTACAGAGGAAGAGGATATCAAGAAGCTTGCTGAAGCTCAGGGCAAGAGCGTTGAGGACATCAAGGCTATTATCTCCGGTCTTCACGAATTCAACCCTATGATGGGTCACAGAGGATGCCGTCTTGCTGTTACATATCCTGAAATAGCTAAGATGCAGACAAAGGCTGTTATCCGTGCAGCTATCGAAGTCCAGAAAGAGCATTCTGACTGGAACGTAAAGCCTGAGATCATGATCCCTCTTACATGCGAGGTTAAGGAGCTTAAGTACGTTAAGAAGTTTGTTGTTGAGACAGCAGATGCTGAAATTGCAGCAGCAGGCGTAAAGCTTGAGTATGAAGTTGGAACAATGATCGAGATTCCTCGTGCAGCACTTACTGCTGACGAAATCGCAACAGAAGCTGACTTCTTCTGCTTCGGTACTAACGACCTTACTCAGATGACATTTGGTTTCTCTCGTGATGATGCAGGTAAGTTCCTTGATGCTTACTATGATGCAAAGATTTTCGAGAATGATCCTTTTGCAAAGCTTGACCAGACCGGTGTCGGCAAGCTCATGGAGACAGCTATTAAGCTTGGTAAGCCTGTAAACAAGAATCTTCACGTTGGTATCTGTGGAGAGCATGGCGGAGATCCTTCATCTGTAGAGTTCTGCCACAAGATTGGTCTTGACTATGTTTCATGCTCACCTTTCCGTGTACCTGTTGCAAGACTTGCAGCAGCACAGGCAGCTATCGCCGAGTCACGTCAGTAA